The proteins below are encoded in one region of Oncorhynchus nerka isolate Pitt River linkage group LG15, Oner_Uvic_2.0, whole genome shotgun sequence:
- the LOC135560175 gene encoding RNA-binding protein 25-like, which produces MIAALYSQREGGREGEAGREGRRQREREKERQRERERKAERERERKAERERERKAEREKERQREREKERERERKAERERERKAEREREKERQREREKERQRERERGREREREAERERERQRERERGREREREAERERERQREREAEAERERERERERERQRERERERQRERERQRERERQRERERQRERERQRERERQRERERQRERERQRERERGRERERGRERERQRAEREAERERERQREAERQRERQRERERGRERERGRERERGRERERGREREREREREAERERERQRERGRERERERERERQRERERERQRERERQREREREAERERERGREREREAEREREAEREREREREAERERERQRERERQRERERQRERESRE; this is translated from the exons ATGATTGCTGCTCTATATAGTcagagagaaggaggcagagaaggggaggcaggcagggagggaagaaggcagagagagagagagaaagaaaggcagagagagagagaaagaaaggcagagagagagagagaaagaaaggcagagagagagagagaaagaaaggcagagagagagaaagaaaggcagagagagagagagaaagaaag agagagagaaagaaaggcagagagagagagagaaagaaaggcagagagagagagagagaaagaaaggcagagagagagagagaaagaaaggcagagagagagagagagaggcagagagagagagagagaggcagagagagagagagagaggcagagagagagagagagaggcagagagagagagagagaggcagagagagagagagagaggcagagagagagagaggcagaggcagagagagagagagagagagagagagagagagagaggcagagagagagagagagag agaggcagagagagagagagaggcagagagagagagagaggcagagagagagagagaggcagagagagagagagaggcagagagagagagagaggcagagagagagagagaggcagagagagagagagaggcagagagagagagagagaggcagagagagagagagaggcagagagagagagaggcagagagcagagagagaggcagagagagagagagagaggcagagagaggcagagaggcagagagagaggcagagagagagagagagaggcagagagagagagagaggcagagagagagagagaggcagagagagagagagaggcagagagagagagagagagagagagagagaggcagagagagagagagagaggcagagagagagaggcagagagagagagagagagagagagagagagaggcagagagagagagagagagagaggcagagagagagagagaggcagagagagagagagagagaggcagagagagagagagagagaggcagagagagagagagagaggcagagagagagagagaggcagagagagagagagagagagagagagaggcagagagagagagagagaggcagagagagagagagaggcagagagagagagagaggcagagagagagagagagcagagag